In Micromonospora sp. LH3U1, one genomic interval encodes:
- a CDS encoding ABC transporter ATP-binding protein codes for MDLTVEPGEIHALLGENGAGKSTLMNVLYGLYQPDEGEILVDGKPLKLKGPSDAIAAGIGMVHQHFMLVPVFTVAENIMLGAEQVKGGIAGFLDRRRAKREVTEVSERYNLQVDPDAVIEDLPVGIQQRVEIVKALTRNVDLLILDEPTAVLTPQETEELLTVMRSLKAAGKSIVFITHKLGEVKAIADRITVIRRGKTVGTASPEASRDELAALMVGRNVRLTVDKSPATPGDPVLEVAGLVVDDDRQIRAVDGVDLTVRAGEVLGVAGVQGNGQTELIEAIMGLRPVLAGTVSLVGDRIDGWKTKKVLRAGVGYVPEDRSVDGLVKEFSVAENLVLDIYDRPPFGAGLALKPDAIAASAKERIEQFDVRTSSADAAVGTLSGGNQQKVIVARELSRPLKLFIAAQPTRGVDVGSIEFIHSQIIRERDIGTAVMVVSSELDEVIGLADRIAVMYRGRIIGIVGPDTPREQIGLLMAGITPDVAHDAVAAPDEGPASADGSASEDEA; via the coding sequence ATCGATCTGACGGTGGAGCCTGGAGAGATTCACGCCCTGCTCGGCGAGAACGGCGCGGGCAAGTCGACCCTGATGAACGTGCTCTACGGGCTCTATCAGCCCGACGAGGGCGAGATCCTGGTCGACGGCAAGCCGCTGAAGCTGAAGGGCCCGTCCGACGCGATCGCCGCCGGGATCGGCATGGTGCACCAGCACTTCATGCTGGTGCCGGTCTTCACCGTGGCCGAAAACATCATGCTCGGCGCCGAGCAGGTCAAGGGCGGCATCGCCGGCTTCCTGGACCGACGCCGGGCCAAACGCGAGGTCACCGAGGTGTCCGAGCGCTACAACCTCCAGGTCGATCCGGACGCGGTGATCGAGGACCTGCCGGTCGGCATCCAGCAGCGCGTCGAGATCGTCAAGGCGCTCACCCGCAACGTCGACCTACTCATCCTGGACGAGCCGACGGCCGTGCTCACCCCCCAGGAGACCGAAGAACTGCTGACGGTCATGCGGTCGCTCAAGGCGGCCGGCAAGTCGATCGTCTTCATCACCCACAAACTCGGCGAGGTCAAGGCCATCGCCGACCGGATCACGGTGATCCGACGCGGAAAGACCGTCGGTACCGCCTCGCCGGAGGCCAGCCGGGACGAGTTGGCCGCGCTGATGGTCGGGCGCAACGTCCGGCTCACCGTCGACAAGTCCCCGGCCACGCCGGGCGACCCGGTGCTGGAGGTGGCCGGGCTCGTCGTCGACGACGACCGGCAGATCCGAGCGGTCGACGGGGTGGACCTGACCGTGCGCGCCGGCGAGGTGCTCGGTGTGGCGGGCGTACAGGGCAACGGTCAGACCGAGCTGATCGAGGCGATCATGGGCCTGCGCCCGGTGCTCGCCGGCACGGTCAGCCTGGTCGGCGACCGGATCGACGGCTGGAAGACCAAGAAGGTGCTCCGCGCGGGCGTCGGCTACGTGCCCGAGGACCGCAGCGTGGACGGCCTGGTCAAGGAGTTCAGCGTCGCGGAGAACCTGGTGCTGGACATCTACGACCGGCCGCCGTTCGGTGCGGGACTCGCGCTCAAGCCGGACGCCATCGCGGCCTCCGCGAAGGAGCGGATCGAGCAGTTCGACGTCCGCACCTCATCGGCCGACGCGGCGGTGGGCACCCTCTCCGGCGGCAACCAGCAGAAGGTGATCGTGGCCCGGGAGCTGTCCCGGCCGCTGAAGCTCTTCATCGCCGCCCAGCCGACCCGCGGCGTCGACGTCGGATCCATCGAATTCATCCACAGCCAGATCATCCGCGAGCGGGACATCGGCACCGCCGTCATGGTGGTCTCCAGCGAACTCGACGAGGTGATCGGGCTGGCCGACCGGATCGCGGTGATGTACCGCGGTCGGATCATCGGCATCGTCGGCCCGGACACCCCCCGTGAGCAGATCGGCCTGCTGATGGCCGGCATCACCCCGGACGTGGCCCACGACGCCGTCGCGGCACCCGACGAGGGCCCGGCGAGCGCCGACGGTTCCGCGAGCGAGGACGAGGCATGA
- a CDS encoding ABC transporter permease, giving the protein MTSNPNPQSGSPDKEPASEAQAAQNALGNTERAELATEPSRPEPESEPKPKPSLGRLFLDNLWAANTFTVTLLSLVLAIVVGAVLMIISDPTVLSTYSYITSRPSDALNSSWTLVSEAYANLFKGSVFDPEAFSGWLNGSNGWEPVLAPISETLTYAAPLVFTGLSVALAFRGGLFNIGAQGQATIGVIMAALAGFLLPLPPGLHLLVAVLAGALGGAVWGFIPGILKARAGAHEVINTIMLNYVATYFLTWLIVQNGVQDPTRTDAISKAVDTSAQLPRLLGDNLRVHAGILLAVLATWAVAWLLNRSTLGFELRAVGANPDAARTAGISVTRTYILIMVFAGILAGLGGSNMVLGSTASALTPLVVAQIGFDGILVALLGRVKPWGVLLAALLFGALQAGGNRMQSYSGISLELVTVLQALIVIFIAAPALVKAIFQLRAARAARLQTSLAKGW; this is encoded by the coding sequence ATGACCAGCAACCCCAACCCGCAGTCGGGCTCCCCGGACAAGGAGCCGGCGAGCGAGGCGCAGGCCGCGCAGAACGCGCTCGGCAACACCGAACGGGCCGAGTTGGCGACCGAGCCGAGCCGCCCGGAGCCCGAGTCGGAGCCGAAGCCGAAGCCGAGCCTGGGCCGGTTGTTCCTGGACAACCTCTGGGCGGCCAACACCTTCACGGTGACGCTGTTGTCGTTGGTGCTGGCGATCGTGGTCGGCGCGGTGCTGATGATCATTTCTGATCCGACGGTGCTCTCCACCTACTCCTACATCACCTCCCGCCCGTCCGACGCGCTCAATTCCAGTTGGACGCTGGTCAGTGAGGCGTACGCGAACCTCTTCAAGGGCTCGGTCTTCGACCCCGAGGCGTTCTCCGGCTGGCTGAACGGCAGCAACGGCTGGGAGCCCGTGCTCGCGCCGATCTCCGAGACGCTCACCTACGCCGCGCCGCTGGTCTTCACCGGCCTGTCGGTGGCGCTGGCCTTCCGTGGCGGCCTGTTCAACATCGGTGCACAGGGCCAGGCCACCATCGGCGTGATCATGGCGGCGCTGGCCGGTTTCCTGCTGCCCCTGCCGCCCGGGCTGCACCTGCTGGTGGCGGTGCTGGCCGGTGCCCTGGGCGGGGCGGTCTGGGGTTTCATCCCCGGCATCCTCAAGGCCCGCGCCGGCGCGCATGAGGTGATCAACACGATCATGCTCAACTACGTCGCCACGTACTTCCTCACCTGGCTGATCGTGCAGAACGGCGTGCAGGACCCGACCCGGACCGACGCGATCAGCAAGGCGGTGGACACCTCCGCCCAGCTGCCCCGACTGCTCGGCGACAACCTGCGGGTGCACGCCGGCATCCTGCTCGCCGTGTTGGCCACCTGGGCGGTCGCCTGGCTGCTGAACCGCTCGACGCTCGGCTTCGAGCTGCGCGCGGTCGGCGCCAACCCGGACGCCGCCCGTACCGCCGGCATCAGCGTCACACGGACGTACATCCTGATCATGGTTTTCGCCGGCATCCTGGCGGGCCTCGGCGGCTCGAACATGGTGCTCGGCTCCACCGCCAGCGCGTTGACCCCGCTGGTGGTCGCGCAGATCGGCTTCGACGGCATCCTGGTGGCGCTCTTGGGGCGGGTGAAGCCCTGGGGGGTGCTCCTGGCCGCGCTGCTGTTCGGGGCGCTCCAGGCCGGTGGCAACCGGATGCAGTCGTACTCCGGGATCTCGCTGGAGCTGGTGACCGTGCTCCAGGCGCTGATCGTCATCTTCATCGCCGCGCCGGCCCTGGTGAAGGCGATCTTCCAGCTCCGGGCCGCGCGAGCCGCCCGGTTGCAGACGAGCCTGGCGAAGGGCTGGTAA
- a CDS encoding ABC transporter permease → MSTMAVPDIAVAPVDEGFWTRSRKVGLTLLGLGLLAAVLFGALATDQQARFTLSDDAAGAALEINGTIGAILFGIIAIAAGAALLAGVPKRWFLPVLGVGLVGFVLSFLCWQVSAAPAGQNFMPLVNIIRGTFILALPLIFGALAGVLCERSGVVNVAIEGQLLMGAFSGALFGSISGSVWVGLVAAALGGAFISLLLAVFAIRYLVDQVVMGIVLNLLAVGVTGFLYERLMQTDAAKYNSAPRFSNWEIPLLKDIPVIGPALFRGNIFLYVGLLLVLVIHIGLFRTRWGLRTRSVGEHPIAADTLGVKVLRVRYRNVLLAGVVAGIGGASYTLALYSFTKNMIGGKGFIALAALIFGRWNPTGALLAALFFGFADQLATYLGAISSSIPSQFLAMLPYLATILAVAGLVGRVRAPAADGKPYIKG, encoded by the coding sequence ATGTCCACCATGGCTGTCCCCGACATCGCAGTCGCCCCGGTCGACGAGGGCTTCTGGACCCGTAGCCGCAAGGTCGGCCTCACGCTGCTGGGGCTCGGCCTGCTGGCCGCGGTGCTCTTCGGCGCGCTCGCCACCGACCAGCAGGCCCGGTTCACGCTCAGCGACGACGCAGCCGGCGCCGCACTGGAGATCAACGGCACGATCGGGGCGATCCTGTTCGGGATCATCGCGATCGCCGCCGGCGCGGCGCTGCTCGCCGGCGTACCGAAGCGGTGGTTCCTGCCCGTGCTCGGCGTCGGGCTCGTCGGCTTCGTGCTCTCGTTCCTCTGCTGGCAGGTCTCCGCCGCACCGGCCGGGCAGAACTTCATGCCGCTGGTCAACATCATCCGGGGCACGTTCATCCTGGCCCTGCCGCTGATCTTCGGTGCGCTCGCCGGGGTGCTCTGCGAACGGTCCGGTGTGGTCAACGTGGCCATCGAGGGCCAGTTGCTGATGGGCGCCTTCAGCGGCGCGCTCTTCGGCAGCATCTCCGGCAGCGTCTGGGTGGGTCTTGTCGCCGCCGCCCTCGGCGGCGCGTTCATCTCGCTGCTGCTGGCCGTCTTCGCCATCCGCTACCTGGTCGACCAGGTCGTCATGGGCATCGTGCTGAACCTGCTGGCGGTCGGCGTCACCGGCTTCCTCTACGAGCGGCTGATGCAGACCGACGCGGCGAAGTACAACAGCGCGCCCCGCTTCAGCAACTGGGAGATCCCGCTGCTGAAGGACATTCCGGTGATCGGGCCGGCGCTGTTCCGCGGCAACATCTTCCTCTACGTCGGGCTGCTGCTGGTGCTGGTGATCCACATCGGGTTGTTCCGCACCCGGTGGGGCCTGCGTACCCGCTCGGTCGGCGAGCACCCGATCGCCGCCGACACGCTCGGCGTCAAGGTGCTGCGGGTGCGCTACCGCAACGTGCTGCTGGCCGGCGTGGTCGCCGGAATCGGCGGCGCGTCGTACACGCTGGCGCTCTACTCGTTCACCAAGAACATGATCGGTGGCAAGGGCTTCATCGCACTGGCCGCGCTGATCTTCGGCCGCTGGAACCCGACCGGTGCGCTGCTCGCCGCGCTCTTCTTCGGTTTCGCCGACCAACTCGCCACCTACCTGGGCGCGATCAGCAGCTCCATCCCCAGCCAGTTCCTGGCAATGTTGCCCTACCTGGCGACCATTCTGGCGGTCGCCGGGCTGGTCGGCCGGGTCCGGGCACCGGCCGCCGACGGCAAGCCGTACATCAAGGGCTGA
- a CDS encoding cytidine deaminase, translated as MTDIDWARLRAAATDAMRHAYAPYSTFPVGAAALVDDGRVVVGCNVENAAYGVTLCAECGVISSLHATGGGRLVALSCVDATGEPLMPCGRCRQLLWEHGGPECLIESKTRPLRMAELLPYAFGVEDLEAVTGETPVPVVPERLAAWRGRGTVFVHPDMSAGQQVWTAYWERSAGDDAGAETGVLEEAPSWDDPAEAITWGLARSPRVVVVDATGTIFWAGEGEPPAEIPVRWA; from the coding sequence ATGACCGACATTGACTGGGCGCGGTTGCGCGCCGCCGCCACCGACGCGATGCGGCACGCGTACGCGCCGTACTCGACGTTCCCGGTCGGCGCGGCCGCGCTGGTCGACGACGGCCGCGTGGTGGTCGGCTGCAACGTGGAGAACGCCGCGTACGGGGTGACGCTCTGCGCCGAGTGCGGCGTGATCTCCAGCCTGCACGCCACCGGCGGCGGACGGCTCGTTGCGCTCTCCTGCGTCGACGCCACCGGCGAGCCGCTGATGCCGTGTGGCCGCTGTCGGCAGCTGCTCTGGGAGCATGGCGGGCCGGAGTGCCTGATCGAGAGCAAGACCCGCCCGCTGCGGATGGCCGAGCTGCTGCCGTACGCCTTCGGCGTGGAGGACCTGGAGGCCGTGACCGGGGAGACGCCGGTGCCGGTGGTCCCGGAGCGGCTGGCCGCCTGGCGGGGGCGCGGCACCGTCTTCGTGCACCCGGACATGTCCGCCGGCCAGCAGGTCTGGACGGCGTACTGGGAACGGTCGGCCGGAGACGACGCCGGCGCCGAGACCGGCGTGCTGGAGGAGGCGCCGAGCTGGGACGACCCGGCCGAGGCGATCACCTGGGGCCTGGCGCGATCGCCCCGGGTGGTCGTGGTGGACGCGACCGGCACCATCTTCTGGGCCGGCGAGGGTGAGCCGCCGGCGGAGATCCCGGTCCGCTGGGCTTGA
- a CDS encoding thymidine phosphorylase — protein MSSGFAAVDVIRVKRDGGVLSDAQIDWVVDAYTRGVVADEQMSALAMAILLNGMTGPEIARWTAAMIASGERLDLSAVRRPTVDKHSTGGVGDKITLPLTPLVAACGAAVPQLSGRGLGHTGGTLDKLESIPGWRATVSNDEFIAQLDEVGAVICAAGAGLAPADRKLYALRDVTGTVEAIPLIASSIMSKKIAEGTGALVLDVKVGSGAFMKSVDQARELARTMVELGGAHGVRTVALLTDMSTPLGLAIGNAVEVTESVEVLAGGGPADVVELTLALAREMLDAAGLPDADPAAALRDGRAMDSWRAMIRAQGGDPDAPMPEAAEVEVVRAERDGHVAAIDAYAMGVAAWRLGAGRARKEDPVSVPAGVVLHKRPGDAVRAGDPLYELRAEDATRIPAALAEAANAVRIAPTAAASTPLVIERIG, from the coding sequence ATGAGTAGTGGTTTTGCTGCTGTTGACGTTATTCGGGTCAAGCGGGACGGGGGTGTGCTGTCGGACGCGCAGATCGACTGGGTGGTCGACGCGTACACCCGGGGGGTTGTCGCCGACGAGCAGATGTCCGCGCTGGCGATGGCGATCCTGCTCAACGGCATGACCGGGCCGGAGATCGCCCGATGGACCGCCGCGATGATCGCCAGCGGTGAGCGGCTGGACCTCTCGGCGGTACGCCGGCCGACGGTCGACAAGCACTCCACCGGCGGCGTCGGCGACAAGATCACTCTGCCGCTCACCCCGCTGGTGGCGGCGTGCGGTGCGGCGGTACCGCAGTTGAGCGGCCGGGGTCTCGGGCACACCGGCGGCACCTTGGACAAGTTGGAGTCCATTCCTGGCTGGCGGGCCACGGTGAGCAACGACGAGTTCATCGCCCAACTGGACGAGGTCGGCGCGGTGATCTGCGCGGCAGGTGCCGGGCTCGCCCCCGCCGACCGCAAGCTGTATGCGCTGCGCGACGTGACCGGCACCGTGGAGGCCATCCCGCTCATCGCCAGCTCGATCATGAGCAAGAAGATCGCCGAGGGCACGGGCGCGCTGGTCCTCGACGTCAAGGTCGGCTCGGGTGCCTTCATGAAGTCCGTCGACCAGGCCCGCGAGCTGGCTCGCACCATGGTCGAGCTGGGCGGTGCGCACGGCGTGCGGACGGTCGCTCTGCTCACCGACATGTCCACCCCGCTCGGCCTGGCCATCGGCAACGCGGTCGAGGTGACCGAGTCGGTCGAGGTGCTGGCCGGTGGTGGGCCGGCCGACGTGGTGGAGCTGACGCTCGCGCTGGCCCGGGAGATGCTCGACGCTGCCGGCCTGCCGGACGCCGATCCGGCGGCGGCGCTGCGGGACGGCCGGGCGATGGACTCCTGGCGGGCGATGATCCGGGCACAGGGTGGCGACCCGGACGCGCCGATGCCGGAGGCCGCCGAGGTCGAGGTGGTCCGCGCCGAGCGGGACGGGCACGTCGCGGCCATCGACGCGTACGCCATGGGTGTTGCGGCGTGGCGGCTCGGCGCGGGTCGGGCCCGCAAGGAGGACCCGGTCAGCGTGCCGGCCGGTGTGGTGTTGCACAAGCGGCCGGGCGACGCGGTGCGGGCCGGTGACCCCCTCTACGAGCTGCGGGCCGAGGACGCGACGCGGATTCCGGCGGCGCTGGCCGAGGCTGCCAACGCGGTGCGGATCGCGCCGACCGCTGCGGCGTCGACGCCGCTGGTCATCGAGCGCATCGGCTGA
- a CDS encoding DUF4272 domain-containing protein — MTVAAPDPREVREASLDELSRLGLPLPPAQFPLVWEPGDEIELRPTVEIEARIAVLHLILARCFGMPPQSAMSWLLGSHLVEMVTPPEWQFVMGGKGDHRSFVLHHDALFALAWVLGLSKQLDPTLAVDERLVERLPHLAEGETFPHWRSRILAAPQHPADAAALLDLHYCLDWAYLETERSGRPVPGLIDANAIGQRRWALEWAVILRGPYHDEPPGWEEVDLST; from the coding sequence GTGACCGTTGCTGCCCCCGACCCACGTGAGGTGCGCGAGGCGAGCCTGGACGAGCTGTCCCGGCTCGGCCTGCCGTTGCCACCAGCCCAGTTTCCGCTCGTCTGGGAGCCGGGTGACGAGATCGAACTGCGCCCCACGGTGGAGATCGAGGCGCGGATCGCCGTGCTTCACCTCATCCTGGCCCGCTGTTTCGGGATGCCCCCGCAGTCGGCGATGAGCTGGCTCCTCGGCTCGCACCTGGTCGAGATGGTCACCCCGCCGGAGTGGCAGTTCGTGATGGGCGGCAAGGGCGACCACCGCTCGTTCGTGCTGCACCACGACGCGCTGTTCGCGCTGGCCTGGGTGCTCGGGTTGAGCAAGCAGCTCGACCCCACCCTGGCCGTCGACGAGCGGCTGGTCGAGCGGCTGCCGCACCTCGCCGAGGGGGAGACGTTCCCGCACTGGCGTTCCCGGATCCTCGCGGCGCCGCAGCACCCGGCCGACGCGGCTGCCCTGCTCGACCTGCACTACTGCCTGGACTGGGCGTACCTGGAGACCGAGCGCAGCGGCCGGCCGGTGCCGGGTCTGATCGACGCGAACGCGATCGGGCAGCGGCGCTGGGCGCTGGAGTGGGCGGTGATCCTGCGCGGGCCCTACCACGACGAACCGCCCGGCTGGGAAGAGGTCGACCTCTCCACCTGA
- a CDS encoding putative RNA methyltransferase: MDPRILDQLRCPVCGEPLGQATDTRALRCPRRHSFDIARQGYVNLLAGRSPHVGDTAEMVAARADFLAAGHYDVISDALAAAATQATVRLRASAATSPRPAPSALCSASTEATVAGQNRCLEVSRAKDTTAGVRVEPPAPDFGAYPLVVDAGAGTGRYLGAVLAALPEAVGLALDVSKPALRRAARAHPRAAAALADTWQRLPLADASTAVLLNVFAPRNGPEFHRVLDPAGTLLVVTPDTDHLTELVDALDLLRVDPDKADRVAGSLSGHFTPVSSAAHRAELTLNRPEAASLVGMGPSAWHTDPGALTARLATLPEPVRVTVAVRVDAYRPR; the protein is encoded by the coding sequence ATGGACCCCCGCATCCTCGACCAGCTGCGCTGCCCGGTCTGCGGCGAACCGCTAGGGCAGGCCACCGATACGAGGGCCCTGCGCTGCCCGCGCCGGCACAGCTTCGACATCGCGCGCCAGGGCTACGTCAACCTGCTCGCCGGTCGCTCCCCGCACGTCGGCGACACCGCCGAGATGGTCGCCGCACGGGCGGACTTCCTCGCCGCCGGGCACTACGACGTCATCTCGGACGCCCTCGCCGCTGCCGCGACGCAGGCCACCGTCCGGCTCCGCGCGTCGGCCGCGACGTCGCCGCGACCTGCCCCGTCCGCCCTTTGCTCTGCTTCAACCGAGGCAACGGTGGCCGGGCAGAACCGTTGCCTGGAGGTAAGCAGAGCAAAGGACACGACGGCAGGGGTACGGGTCGAACCGCCGGCACCCGACTTCGGGGCGTACCCCCTGGTGGTGGATGCCGGCGCCGGCACCGGCCGGTATCTCGGCGCGGTGCTGGCGGCGCTGCCGGAGGCCGTGGGTCTGGCCCTGGACGTGTCCAAGCCGGCGCTGCGCCGCGCGGCCCGCGCGCATCCCCGGGCCGCCGCCGCGCTCGCCGACACCTGGCAGCGGCTGCCGCTGGCGGACGCCTCGACCGCCGTGCTGCTGAACGTCTTCGCCCCACGCAACGGCCCGGAGTTCCACCGGGTGCTCGACCCGGCCGGCACGCTACTGGTGGTCACGCCCGACACCGACCACCTCACCGAGCTGGTGGATGCCCTGGACCTGCTGCGAGTGGACCCGGACAAGGCGGACCGGGTGGCCGGCAGCCTGAGTGGGCACTTCACACCGGTCAGCTCGGCGGCGCACCGGGCGGAGTTGACCCTGAACCGGCCGGAGGCCGCCAGCCTGGTGGGGATGGGCCCGAGCGCCTGGCACACCGACCCGGGTGCGCTCACCGCCCGGCTGGCCACGCTGCCCGAGCCGGTCCGGGTGACCGTGGCGGTTCGGGTGGACGCGTACCGACCCCGCTGA